In one window of Maribacter sp. BPC-D8 DNA:
- a CDS encoding SusD/RagB family nutrient-binding outer membrane lipoprotein, whose product MKKSIYILLFALLSVGACDDGFEELNVNPTKPTQVAAGNKLTAVMKFISSERYDNWRAGMIYQSTMMQHVATTAGYWSGDKYTWNKGYASSLLDRYYGNAVKSIEDLTLQLEEEEAPEEMKAIVKILRVFTYARITDLYGDVPYSEAGKAVIEGIYLPKYDLQSEIYPDLLNQLEEASAALGTGTSDFGAADVIYNGDQAKWKKLANSLMLRLGLRLIKVDPTASQAWAAKAIAGGVMTSNEDIFYLQHDADNKNGIGEVFTADSNPRMSDTFINFLKDAGDPRLTVLASLPENTGEEDAEGNAILRTPAERLDPANQAGLPNGLDSDLLNDLTGEENVQAYSEPNRLLITSEIAPMIFQTYAEVEFMLAEANVRWGLAGDAEAHYNNGVTAAMKHLSLYGADGTIADVDIADYLTANPYDSTNALEQINTQYWAATFLNEYETFSNWRRTGFPVLTPVNYPGNVTNGTIPRRLTYSENEQSTNPDNYAAAIAIQGPDVLTTRVWWDVQ is encoded by the coding sequence ATGAAAAAATCAATATACATACTACTGTTCGCACTACTTTCTGTTGGTGCATGTGACGACGGCTTTGAAGAATTAAATGTCAATCCTACCAAGCCTACTCAAGTTGCAGCTGGCAACAAGCTAACTGCGGTAATGAAGTTTATCTCTAGCGAAAGATATGATAACTGGAGAGCAGGAATGATCTATCAATCTACAATGATGCAACATGTTGCTACAACTGCAGGTTATTGGAGTGGCGACAAGTATACTTGGAACAAAGGATACGCTTCTTCATTACTTGATAGATATTATGGTAATGCTGTAAAATCAATTGAAGATTTAACATTACAGCTAGAAGAGGAAGAAGCTCCTGAAGAGATGAAAGCTATTGTAAAAATCTTACGTGTTTTTACATATGCAAGAATTACAGATCTTTATGGTGATGTTCCTTATAGCGAAGCAGGAAAAGCAGTTATCGAAGGTATTTATCTACCTAAGTATGATTTGCAAAGTGAAATATATCCTGATTTATTAAATCAATTGGAAGAAGCTTCTGCTGCTCTAGGTACAGGAACATCTGATTTTGGTGCTGCTGATGTTATCTATAACGGTGACCAAGCAAAATGGAAAAAACTAGCAAACTCATTGATGTTGCGCTTAGGTCTTAGATTGATTAAAGTTGACCCAACGGCTTCTCAAGCTTGGGCAGCAAAAGCAATCGCTGGTGGTGTTATGACTTCTAACGAAGACATCTTTTATCTTCAACATGATGCTGATAACAAAAATGGTATAGGTGAAGTTTTTACTGCAGACAGCAACCCAAGAATGAGTGATACATTCATTAATTTCTTAAAAGATGCAGGTGACCCAAGACTTACAGTGCTAGCTTCTTTACCAGAAAATACAGGCGAAGAAGATGCTGAAGGAAATGCAATTTTAAGAACTCCGGCAGAAAGACTTGACCCAGCCAATCAAGCTGGTCTACCAAATGGATTAGATTCAGATTTACTGAATGATTTAACTGGCGAAGAAAATGTTCAAGCATACTCAGAACCAAATAGATTATTGATCACGTCTGAAATTGCACCTATGATCTTTCAAACCTATGCTGAAGTAGAATTCATGTTAGCAGAGGCTAATGTAAGATGGGGTCTTGCAGGTGATGCAGAAGCACACTACAATAATGGTGTTACTGCAGCGATGAAGCATTTATCGCTTTATGGTGCTGATGGCACTATCGCTGATGTTGATATCGCAGATTACCTAACGGCTAATCCTTATGATTCTACTAACGCCTTAGAACAAATAAACACCCAATATTGGGCTGCTACATTCTTAAATGAATATGAAACATTCTCTAACTGGAGAAGAACTGGTTTCCCTGTTCTTACACCTGTAAATTACCCTGGTAACGTTACCAACGGTACTATACCGAGAAGACTTACATATTCTGAAAATGAGCAAAGCACAAATCCGGATAACTATGCGGCTGCAATCGCTATACAAGGTCCTGATGTTCTTACCACACGAGTTTGGTGGGATGTGCAGTAA